One Treponema primitia ZAS-1 genomic window, ATATTTTGGGTGGATTCGCCCCCGCTGGTGGGATATCCGAAAAAGCCATCGCTCATTACCTTGACAAAATCGGGGTGAAACTGGTCGATAAAACGCTTATGACCGGCAACATTGCGATCCGCGATTTGAGGGTCGGCTAGGCCCTTATATAAATCATCCTCCGGGAGAAAATGGAACCAAAAACCCACGGGGATCCGCTCAACTTCTTCATTGTTCAATGCCTTCAGTACTAACTCTTTTTTGGTCATACTATATCTCCTTTTCACATAGTATCCGTTCCGACAATAAGGGTCTACCCTACAAACACCATCGGTATACTATAGATAATCGAAAAACACCGGGTCAATTCGGTTCCCGGACTCCCAGGAGTAAACGATCGCCGTCAAAGCGGTTTTCCTATTTGACATGCAGGCTTTTACCGGCATAAACGCCGGAAAGCCGCTGCTCATCCTTGATGACCAGCTTACCTCCCACAAAGACCAGTTTTACCCCCTGGGGCGGCGCATCGGGATTACCGAAACCGGGAAAGTCCGCGGCCTCCCGGAGCCGTTCCCAATCCAGTACTACCAGGTCCGCATCAGCGCCCTCCGCAAGACGGCCCTTTTGGGCTAGACCCAGAGCCCGGGCGGGTATCAAGGTACAACGCCGCAGGGCTTCCAGGAGCGATAACTGCCCCCGTTCCTTTACCAGGACCCGAAGAAAACGGGGGAAGGTGGCAGCGCTCTGGGGATGGCCCTGACCGGGAGGATTCTCCCCTGAATCGGTGGAAACCATCACGTCATCCAGGGAATAGGCGGTAAAAATATCATCCGGCGTACCGGCATCGTAGATCAAACTATCCCCCGGGGAATCCCGGCGTATTTCCCGGTATTTTTCCAGGTCCAGGAATTGCCCGGCATACTTACCCGTTCCGGCCCGCAGCCGATCAAAGGACATTCCCCATTCAAAGAAAACTTTCTCGTCAAAGACCGGCGTACCGGCCCCGGTAGCAAAGGCGGTATACACACCGCTGTCCGCCCATACATCGGCGCCCCGTTGACGGTAGGTATTAATAAGTTCTATGGCCCGCTTCAAACCGTCTCCGGTAAACATATATACAAGATGGGATATTATAACCCGGGCGCCGGTCCGGGGGGCAATTTCCAACGCTTCCCGCAGGGAATCGACATCGTTCAGCTTCGTCAGGCGGGTATGAATGGAAATGAGCCGTTGGGCATCCGCCGCTAGTTGGGCCAGTTCCAAAACCTCCTCCGGCGGAGAACCGGGTACGTATTCCAGACCAAAGGAGAGCCCATAGGCGCCTTCGGCAAAGGCCTTCTTCGCCAGTTCCTTCATTATAATGAGCTGATCCCGGGAAGAGGGGGCATACACATTATCCTGACCCGCCGCCGCCCGCAGGCTGGAATGGCCCACCTGTTCCGCCTGATGTATGGGAAATCCCGTTTCCTCAAATTCGGCGAAGAAGCGGGAGAAATCCACGGGACTGATACCGCAGTTCCCGCTGAGAACCGTGGTGATCCCCTGGGCCAGCAGCTTTTCTGCGCAGACCAGATGGTTGTCCGTATGGGAATGTACATCAATAAAACCCGGCGTCAGGTAACCCCCGGCGGCGTCCACCACCTGCCCGGCCTGTGGCAGGACAGCGGACGCCGGGTATAAACCGGCTATACGGCCCCCGGCGATCCCGAGGCTTCCGATAAAATCCTTTCCGCTTTCAGGGTCCAGTATCCGGGCATTCGTAATGAGATAATCCGGAATCAGTCAGTTACCCCCGGGTCTCTCCCCTGGTTTTTTCTGTTTTGCAGTTCCGTCTCCCGCTTTTCGATGGCTGCCTTTACGACGGCAATTTCCGACAGTATTGCCCCTACCGCCATATCGTCCCGGGAAACGCTTTGGGCGTTCTTTTCGGTGAAACTACTGTACAGCTCCGCCCCAAGACGGCCTATGAGTTTCTTAGCCTGCCCTTCAAGCTGTTTGATTTCCACCTTGAGGACCCCGATTTCCCCCAGCTCCTGGGCCTTAGCCCCGGCTTTGGCGGCAAATTCCTTGGAAGCCTCCAGGCCCCGGCTGCCCCAATCCTGGGCTTTCTCCCCGGCTTTGGCGGCAAACTCCTTAGATACCACGGCTCCCTGTTCCAGGAGCTCCCTCATACGATCTCCAAATGTCATATCGTCCTCCACTATATTGATGGTTTAAATATACACCTTTTTGCCCAGAACCGGGAATTCTGATCATTTCCTTTGGATACCGATTATGGTCAGATCATCGTACTGCTCATCCTCTTTAACCTGGGTGTAGTACATGTACGCTTCGTTACCGGGATTTTCCCGGGTTTGGGAACAGTACTCGCGGTACTGACGGAAATGCAGTTTAAGAAAACTGTCGATCTTTTTGTCCACCAGAACCCGGGAGTCTTCACCAGCCCGGGGGTCACGGTAGAGGCGGAACATCTTTTCTACCGAGACCATGGCCATGATGGTTTCTTCCACGGCGCCATGACAGGTGGTGAAGTCGAAGTGTAATTCTCTTTCGCCTTCGGGGTTATGGTACTTGTAGAGGGTGTAGACCTGCCTGTTCATCACCGCATTGATGATGGCCTCCACACGGTCGGCGCCCATCTCCTCATCGGCCTGACCTACCACGTGGTTGGCGTGGGGAGTGTCGATGCGGGCGTTGCCTCCGTCCTCCGGCGCGCCGGTACAGAGAATCTCCTTGAAGGCGGAGTCCCGGAACTTACGCTTGGCTTCCTCGATACCGTCGGTGTAGAGCAGGAGCATATCCCCCTTGTCGATGGTGAGGGTTTGTACCTGGTAGCCGCCCTTGGACTCTACCATAAAATTGGGCAGTACACCGGTGGCGGGGCTCTGGGGCAGGGTTAGGGTTTTCATCCTTTTTTCCGAGGAATCGTATAGGTGAACGATGTTGTCACCGGCGTTGCAGAAACGGATGATGCCGGTTTCGGAATCGAAGAGGGCCAGGGTGAAGGCGGCGAAACGGCCCTTGAAACCCAGGGTCTCAATAAAGTCGTTGATCTGGTAGACCACCTCCTCGATATGCATACCCTTTTGGGTGGGCTTCCAGGTCTTAAAATAGTTGAGGAACATGGTGGCCACCTGGATCATGATCAGCGCCGCGGGGATTCCCTTACCGGCCACATCACATTTGATGATGGCAAAGTAGCGGCCGTCCAGATCCTGGTAATCGAAGTAATCCCCGGACACGCCCTTGGCCCCTTCGTAGTAACCGAAAAACTGGGCGTTTTTGGTGTCCTTAAACCCCGAGCTGAGTTTATTCCCCTCCCGGTCAATTTCCAGGGGGATGAATTTCTTCTGCACCTCCTTACCGATGGTGAGATCCTCCGAAGCCTTGGCGGCTTTGACCAGACCGTGGGTCATGTCGTTGATGGTGTTCCCCAGTACGGCAATCTCGTCCCGGGTCTTGATATCAATTTCAACGCCCTCAAGCTTGGCTTTGTCCTCCGTATCCCGGATGCGTTCCACATGGAATACCAGTCTTTTTATGGGCCTGATGATCAGGGCGGAAAGGGCCAGGGCGCCCACCGCGCCGATGATGATGGCCGTCAGGGCGACTATCAGCAGGACCCGGAGGAGGGAACGCTGCCCCTGGGCAATCTGGGCGATGATGGAATCGATGGACACTTCCAGCCGGATAAGGCCCCGGAGGTACACATCCTCCGAGCCCTGGCGGAACATGACCGGCTTATAGAAGATAAAGGAGGTACCCGCCTTTTTATCCACCCGCAGGGTAGAGAAGGCCGGTTCGGAGCGGATCTCCCGGGCTATGTCGGTGAGCCGTTCGGTGAGCTGTTTTTCCAGGCCCGGGGTAGTTTCCTGAATGCTCTCCAGGCGCTGGATACTTTCCTGGTCGGTACGCAGGGCTAGGGAAACCCCTTCCTGGTTCAGGCTGGCAATACTGGCGGCCAAATCCCCCACCTCCCTGCGGGCCTGGTTGTTCAGCTCATCGGCAAGTTCCTCAATCCGCGGACTTAAGAGATCCTCCAGGCGGGAGATCCCGGGCTCAAGATCCGCCGTATCGATCTTGGTGAGGATGTCCGGGTCGTTGGTTGCCCAGATATGATCCGTAAAGAGGGTGGAGGTGGCGCCGAAACCGGTGATGGTTACGTACCGGGCTTCCGGGAGGGCGGATGCCTGGGCGGGGAGGTAGCTTAACTCCAGGACCGCGCTGCTCCGGGAGGGCAGATACGCCCGGGCGCTGGAGGCAAGGCCTTCCATTAACACGGCGGAACGGTCCCAAAGGCCCTGGAGCAGGGTCTCTTCCTGGGTGCGGGTCATGAGGGCGTACAGGGGGCCCGAGACCATGCCCACCACCAGGAGTACCAGGGCAATGGTAAAACCCGCAAGTTTAATCCGCAAACCCACTCCGCGTTTATTGATTTTTTTCAGCCGTTTTTTCTTTTCCAAGGGCATAAGATCTCCTGTAATGAGCGCAACCGTTTCAAGTTTTATCGCCGCAGTATCCGCCAAGACCGAGGCAATGCCCCGTATGGAAGCTACCATTCCAATTCCGCACAGTAATACTATTCCAATGATGATCCAGATAATTATATCGAACCGGTAACGCCTTTCCGCCCGCACGTTCCAGGAAGGCTCCCAGGTTTGGGAGAAATCACCAAACTTAGCGGTTCCCATTTCGTCCACAGAAATCAACCGGTTCCCCAGGGCGATTCCCCGCAGGGGATGCTCCACACCGATCAGGAAGCTGCCTTCGTCAATATCATCGATCCGCAGGCCGGTGATTTCCCGGTCCGAGTTTATCCTGAAATCGCCGCGATCCAGGAAATATTCCCGGTCATAGGGAGGCCGGCCGTCCTGGTCCAGGAAAATCCGCTCTACGGCGCCGCCGTCAAGGAAACCCCTGCCGACAATGCGAACCGAAAGTATACCCTGTTCATCCTGACCGGCGTCCACCATGGTAATAAAGGTGTGGGGGATGTATTTGTTCATCCGGAAATAGGCGCTGGAGGCGGGGCCGATATTACCGACTTCGTCGATGGCGAACACCGAAAAGCGCCATACCCCGTTATCTTCGTTTGAAAAAGAGACGGCAGTATCCGCCCCCATGATCCGCGGGGTGGGCGCCGGAACGGGCCGCAGGCTGAATAGTTCTTCTGCGGCCGCAGCAAAGGTTTCGTCATCCATCGGGGTGGATTCACCCTGGGTGAATCCACCCAGGGGAGCCATGTACTCCATGGTCCAGGTATAGCCTGCCACATCCGAGGCCGGGGGCGGGTTCCACTGAACAGAAAAACTGTTGGAGCTGAGGAAGCCCTCTTCGTCAAGGGACGGCTGGATGACATTGGCCGCCGGCGGGGGGGTAGTATCCCGGATATACTCAATCGTCGAAGGGGCGGACCAGTTACCCGCGTAATCCTGGGCGGTGACGGAAAAATACCAGCTCCCATCCTCGTCGGCGATGAGTTCCCGCCCGGTGGTTCCCACATAGACGAGCAGCTCCCTGGGGGGGACATCCTCGGGGGATTTGCTCCAGCTGTAGGAAAAGCCCCGGATCCCCGAAGGATCCGGGGGAACATTCCAGGAAAGGCGGACCCGTTCAGCCCTGGTACGCCGGGAAGGAACAAAATTTTCCGCCGCAAGCCGGGGGGATGCGGTCGTAGTATCCGGGGCCAGGGAGTAGATACGGTTTTGCCCCCGGACCCGGGTCTGCCAGAATACCAGCAGATCGTTGCCGTCCACCACCGGACGGGCGAAGGAGGCTTCCCCGGTGGCGCCGGAAAGGTCGTAGTTCTCCCAGTTTGTTCCCCAGCGCTGGGCCAGGAACACCCGGTTCCCGCCGCGGCGGCTGTCGAACCACACCACCGTGGTTTCGCCCCGGAAATAAAACGTTATAGGGTTATTGCAATAGGCATTTTCGCTGTTTATCCGTTCAGGGTTGATGATATTCCCCGCGCTGTCCAGGGATGCGCCGTAAATCTGCGGGTTAGCGGAACTGTAATGCCGTTCCCATACCAGAAAGAGCCGATTGTCCTGGACCGAAAGGTAGGGGCGCTGGTTATCAAAACGTTCCGGACTAGCATCGCTGTTCGAATAGGGATCCCGGAAACCGGTAATCCGCCGGGCGGCGGTCCAGGTGTTGCCGCCATCGGTACTGGTTTTAAGGTAGAGCTGAAAGGTGGGGGCAACATCGACGCTGCCCACAAAGGATTGAAAAACCACATAATCGGTCCCGTTTAGACCCGCATGGGTGGGGAGAAAATTCAGCTGCATGGCGGTATCCATCACAAAGGGCTCAAAGGGGGTCCAGGTGATACCATCATCGGAACGGGCGTAAAAAATAGAAAGCGACTGGGCGATGCCCCGGGTTACAAAGAGGAGATACCCCCCGCCGACCCTGGCATAAATCCGGGGGGCCACGGAACCTTCGGCGCCGTTGTTGAGCCGGACCCTTCTGAAGCTTTCTCCCCGATCTCCTGAGATGAGGATTTCCGTCTCCGAGGCGGAGGCAGCGGCGGCCAGGATTATCCGGCCCCGGAAATCCACCGCAGCGCTGAGTATGGCGGGCTCGGCGCCGGAATAGGTATAGGGACCGCCCACAGCGGGGTACATACGCCAGGGGTTTCCGGTCCGCTTAACCGCCAGGGAGATGGTGATTTGCCCGTCCCCGCCCCCTTCAACAGGACCGGGGTGATTTTCCTGCCAAGCTAAAATGGAAAGACCGTTGTTAAAGGCCGATACGGGAAAATCCGCCTCCTGGGGAATAAAGAAATCCGGCTGTTCCCAGAAAAATTCGGAAAGCGCAGAAAGAGAAGCGGCGCAGCTAAGAAAAAAAAGCAGTATTGCTATACGTTTCATAGGAGGGACTCGATTCTTCGCTGTAAATCCTGGATACGGGTCGAATTACGGTTCCGGGGATCCTGCAAAAGCTGCTGCACAATGGTCATGGCCGCCAGGGTATTACCCTGCTGCAAGGCCTGGACCGCCCGCTGGTACTCCCGCTCCACGGTGCTGCTTAAAATCACCGAACCACCCCCGCCTAACTCGGCTTGAATCCTATCCTTTAGGGCCATGGCCTGGCTGTTGGAGGGGTTTAATACCAGGGCCTGATTCAGCTGTTCCAAGGCTATGGGAAACTGGGTCCGCACATTCCGGTCTATGATGGACCGGGCGGCGGTGGTAAGCTCGGTGGATCGGGCAAGGGATCGTACATCAGGCGGGGCGGGGCGGTACCCCATATCGATCTCCGCCTGGGCCACCATGTTCCGGATCCCCGGATACGTCGGGTTGATTTCCGCCAGGTTCTGAAGATCCGCAAAGCTTTCCACGGATCCACGCTTCGTACCGGATACGGCTTCGGTGAGCCGGCGCTGGAAGGATGCGGTGAAAGCGGCGGGATCCATCACCTGATCCATCCGCAGTTCCAGAAGACTTGCCTCCTGATTAACCGGGAACATGAGCCGAACTTCCCGGGTTTTCCGCCGGGCATCTACAAACTTAGCCATACCCTCCGAACGGCGGTTCTCGTTGATCAGCCGGATCCCATCGTCGTAGTTTTTCTTAGCGTCGCTGAGGAGCTGACTCATTTCGGCATACAGGGGGGCCGTAACGGGGATGCTCCGCCCTGCCCGCAGGGACATGGCGCCCCGGACCACCGTAAGCCAGTAGCTTACCTCCGGGTCATCCTCCACGTTGGTTCTCCGCCAGCGGGCCCTGGCCTGGACCAGGTAGTCTTCGGCCCGGTCAAAATTTCCGTCAAAATAGGTATCCCGGGCGGTGTTGACCAGGTTCCGTACCTCCCTGATTATGGCTTCGTTTTCCAGCCTGGTTATCTCGGTCCCAAGGGTAATGAGGTTGGTATCCCGGGTACGTCTGAGCTCGGCGGATTCCTGGATCGCCAGGGAAGCGTCGTACCGTTCCCCGGATCGCAGGACCTGATCCCGGGCTACGTCGAAGCTGCTCCGGCCCAGGGCGGTACGGGCTTCCTGGTAGAACCGGTCTCCGTCCAGGCGGAGTGCCTCGGCCTGGGCTGACTGGGTTTTGGCGGTCTCCGCCAGGGGTACGGTCCCGGTCCGGAGCGCCTCAAGCCGGGCCATCAGCATCCGGGCGTCGCGGAATAATCTATCTATCTGGGGGGCGGTAATAAACCGGGGAACTTCTTCATCGTACTTGGCAAGTAAGGCGTTCCCATCAATAAGCCCCTGGGCGCTGCCCTGATCAATCCGGCCAAAAAGGCTCAGCGCCTCCGTGGGGTACTTGGCAATATACTGCCCATCGGCGTTAGATACGGAGTACCCCACAAAAAGGCGGTTGGCCTCACTAAACTGGTTTTCCCAGATGGCTATTCGCTGCCGGAGGTCCCCGTTCCCAATGGTGTACTCCCTCACTGCGGAAGCCATTTCCAGGCTGAAGATATTCACATCCAGTTCGTTAAAAAGGGTAAGGGCGTTTTCCATTGAGGTGTAATGGACCTCCTCCCCGCTGAGCCTGGAACGATAACTCAGCAGGGTCTCCCCGGTCACATTCAACCGTTCCAGAACCGCTTCTACTTTGACCGCCAAATCGTGGTAGGTACTCCGCATATCCGCTTCCATGGCCATGGCATTCCGGGTACCCATGGCGCCCCGCTGCCAGGATTCCAGGGCTGTTGAGTTCATCGAAGATAAACGGCTGTACTGCTCCAGCAAGGGGCCGGTTTCCATCAGACTTGAGGATGCTATGCGCAAGGACACATACCGTAAATACTCATCCGCCTTGGCGGCGATCACCGCATTGCCAAAATATTCGTAGGTCTGCAAATTCTGTCCCTGGTAAAAACGGCCCCAATCATTTAAAAAGCCCAATGCCATGGTACAATAGGCGACAACCGATTCAAACTGCGCCCTGGCCTGGAAAAAATTCTTCCTTTCCAGGGCAGCGTAGGCGTTTTTGTAGGCCTGTTCCGTATTATTTGCCAGGACCCCATCAAATTGGGAGAGCACCGAAATCCAGAGACCCGCCACGGCGCCCAGCATACCTTCCTGAATATCCATACCTACCCGGCCGTGGACGATCCTGGACGTAAAGGAAAGGTAGTTACGATCCCCCAGGTTGGGGTCCGCCTCCCGGAAACGGGCTAATTGCTCATCAAAGTAATTCCCCACCCCGGCTATGTCGTTATTCAGAATGATGAGCTGCTCCATCAGCGGCGTAAGCCGGGTATAGAAATCCCGGAGCCGGGACAAACTATCCCCCCCGCCCTGGCCTCCAATACGATCAATACCGGCGATGGCGTTATTAAAGGGGGCAACAAGGCCGGAAAAGGTCCTTATGCTGGTCGTAAGCGTAACAAGGGAGCTGTTAACCCGGTTATTGATGGACTCCCCAAAGCCGGCGGCAAAAAATTCCGGCTGGTATATCACCAAACCGCCGGCATAGGCGTTGAGGGCCCCTATATAATCCCCCTGATCGAGGAGTTCCCGGGCTCGGACCATGATCTGCTCCAAGAGACGCCGGTTATAGCCGAACAGGGCGAGTTCCTTGACCTGGGTGATAAACTGCTGCACCATACCCTGGGCGGGCTCCACTTCCTCAAGCCGCCGGGTAAGGTCGAGAATCTTTTCCGAATTGTCAGGATCATTGGTCAGTACATCCAGAAGCTCCCCCGCCAGGGCATTGTAGCCCGCCCGGAGCAGGATAATCTTCCGGAGCCGCCTCTGGGCCTGGAAAAATTTTGCGGGGGTTTCTTCGGCGTATTCGGTTAGAATCCGAATAGCCTCGTCAAATTGCCGCTCCGCAATAAGTTTGTCCGCGGACTTTAAGCTGGCATCCCGCATTCCCTCCCCGTACAGGGATGGAACCAGGACCAGGACCAAAAGGGACAGAAAAAAGCCTAGCCATGGCTGTAGCGTCAGCGAAAAAATACGTTGAAGGCGCCGCACCAGCGGAGGGCTTGAAAATTTCACTACGGTATACCCACCTTCAATATCGGAATTCCGATAATTACAGTATAATAGTACTCTGGAATAATGTCTTGATCTGATATATATTATTACAAGGTATACATGAAAAAATGCGGAACCCCGCTGCTCAGTATGGTTTTTCTCATTTGCCTAGTAAATACCCTGGGAGCCATTGATTTTAGCGAAGATTCCTATGGTTCCATCACGGATTATCTGAAGGATATCTACGGTATTGACGACAATGCGGGACTAACTGCCTTCCCCGTGCTGAATGTCCCACTGGGGGGCAGGGCAGAGGGCATGGCCGGTTCTTTTTCCGCAGTTTCCGATGACATTTCCTTCCTCGAATGGAATCCCGCAGGGTCCTCCATGCTGGCAAAGACGGAATTGGCCCTTTTTCATAATAACTGGATCGCCGATACCAAGATTGAGGGGGCGGCCTTTGCATCCCGTCTGAAGGATTTTGGGTTTGCCGCCGGGGGTAAATGGCTTTACACCCCCTTTACGGAGTACAACATCTACGGGGAGCGGGCTTCCAAGGGCTATTATTCCGAGGCGGTGGGGGTACTCAACGGCTCCTATAACTTCCTTTCGGGGTATTACTTTACCGGTATTTCCCTGGGGATAAACCTTAAGGGGGCCTTCCGTTTTGTTCCGGACTATTCCGATGCCGATGACCAGGAAAACCACACGGGCAGCCTGATCTCCGGGTCCGGCGCTTCCCAGTCCGCTGCCATGGCCATGGCGGATATCGGCGTACTTACCCGTATCAATTTTCTGAAATTCTACAATTCCCGGGAAAGAAATCTTTCCTTTGCCCTGACAGCCCGTAATCTGGGCCCCCCGGCCTTGGACGACCCCCTGCCTACGGTGGCGGTGGCCGGCCTTTCCTGGAAACCCCTGCGGCCAATCCTGCTTTCCTTCGACTATTCCATCCCCATGAACCTGGTGAACCCCGACCTTTCGGAAAAGCCCTACTGGGCGGTGGGCTTATCCGCCCAGGTCACGGAATTCCTGTCCATGCGCGCCGGGCTCCTGACCAAATCCGGTAGTGTCCGGGTTACCGTGGGCAGCGCGGTGGAACTGAAAAAGTTTTCCATTGACCTAAACTATACCCTGGATCTCTTAACCCAATTTACTCCCATGAACCGTATCAGCCTGGGAGTACGGTTTAACCTGGGGGATCAGGGGAGAAAAGCCCGGGAAGAAGAGGCGGAGGCCCTGTACATACGGGGCTTAAGCGCCTATTCCCGGGGGGAAACCGTAGAAGCCCGGTATTATTGGGAAGAGACCCTGAAGGTCGACCCCCGGTTTGAGCCGGCCTCGGAGGGGATCTCCCTGATCATCCATTCCAAGGATCTGATGGATCGTATCGATGAAATGCAATCCCTGGGCTTCTAGTGCGGCGTATTGACATATATCCGTCTTTTTCCCATGATCACGTGATGATGGATGAGTTGTGGCCGAACCGGCCTTTCCTTGAAACTTTAACAACAACTGAATTGATACGACTTGCGGACAGCCAGGGGATAGACATACCTCCCGGATTAGACCGGACCATCATTATAGAGGAATTGCTGGAAACTACCGGCGATGATGAAAGCAGCAATAAAAAGGGTCCCCTCCCCCTAGCGGAAAAACGCCAGGGCGCAACGGC contains:
- a CDS encoding amidohydrolase family protein, translated to MVDAAGGYLTPGFIDVHSHTDNHLVCAEKLLAQGITTVLSGNCGISPVDFSRFFAEFEETGFPIHQAEQVGHSSLRAAAGQDNVYAPSSRDQLIIMKELAKKAFAEGAYGLSFGLEYVPGSPPEEVLELAQLAADAQRLISIHTRLTKLNDVDSLREALEIAPRTGARVIISHLVYMFTGDGLKRAIELINTYRQRGADVWADSGVYTAFATGAGTPVFDEKVFFEWGMSFDRLRAGTGKYAGQFLDLEKYREIRRDSPGDSLIYDAGTPDDIFTAYSLDDVMVSTDSGENPPGQGHPQSAATFPRFLRVLVKERGQLSLLEALRRCTLIPARALGLAQKGRLAEGADADLVVLDWERLREAADFPGFGNPDAPPQGVKLVFVGGKLVIKDEQRLSGVYAGKSLHVK
- a CDS encoding SpoIIE family protein phosphatase; translation: MKRIAILLFFLSCAASLSALSEFFWEQPDFFIPQEADFPVSAFNNGLSILAWQENHPGPVEGGGDGQITISLAVKRTGNPWRMYPAVGGPYTYSGAEPAILSAAVDFRGRIILAAAASASETEILISGDRGESFRRVRLNNGAEGSVAPRIYARVGGGYLLFVTRGIAQSLSIFYARSDDGITWTPFEPFVMDTAMQLNFLPTHAGLNGTDYVVFQSFVGSVDVAPTFQLYLKTSTDGGNTWTAARRITGFRDPYSNSDASPERFDNQRPYLSVQDNRLFLVWERHYSSANPQIYGASLDSAGNIINPERINSENAYCNNPITFYFRGETTVVWFDSRRGGNRVFLAQRWGTNWENYDLSGATGEASFARPVVDGNDLLVFWQTRVRGQNRIYSLAPDTTTASPRLAAENFVPSRRTRAERVRLSWNVPPDPSGIRGFSYSWSKSPEDVPPRELLVYVGTTGRELIADEDGSWYFSVTAQDYAGNWSAPSTIEYIRDTTPPPAANVIQPSLDEEGFLSSNSFSVQWNPPPASDVAGYTWTMEYMAPLGGFTQGESTPMDDETFAAAAEELFSLRPVPAPTPRIMGADTAVSFSNEDNGVWRFSVFAIDEVGNIGPASSAYFRMNKYIPHTFITMVDAGQDEQGILSVRIVGRGFLDGGAVERIFLDQDGRPPYDREYFLDRGDFRINSDREITGLRIDDIDEGSFLIGVEHPLRGIALGNRLISVDEMGTAKFGDFSQTWEPSWNVRAERRYRFDIIIWIIIGIVLLCGIGMVASIRGIASVLADTAAIKLETVALITGDLMPLEKKKRLKKINKRGVGLRIKLAGFTIALVLLVVGMVSGPLYALMTRTQEETLLQGLWDRSAVLMEGLASSARAYLPSRSSAVLELSYLPAQASALPEARYVTITGFGATSTLFTDHIWATNDPDILTKIDTADLEPGISRLEDLLSPRIEELADELNNQARREVGDLAASIASLNQEGVSLALRTDQESIQRLESIQETTPGLEKQLTERLTDIAREIRSEPAFSTLRVDKKAGTSFIFYKPVMFRQGSEDVYLRGLIRLEVSIDSIIAQIAQGQRSLLRVLLIVALTAIIIGAVGALALSALIIRPIKRLVFHVERIRDTEDKAKLEGVEIDIKTRDEIAVLGNTINDMTHGLVKAAKASEDLTIGKEVQKKFIPLEIDREGNKLSSGFKDTKNAQFFGYYEGAKGVSGDYFDYQDLDGRYFAIIKCDVAGKGIPAALIMIQVATMFLNYFKTWKPTQKGMHIEEVVYQINDFIETLGFKGRFAAFTLALFDSETGIIRFCNAGDNIVHLYDSSEKRMKTLTLPQSPATGVLPNFMVESKGGYQVQTLTIDKGDMLLLYTDGIEEAKRKFRDSAFKEILCTGAPEDGGNARIDTPHANHVVGQADEEMGADRVEAIINAVMNRQVYTLYKYHNPEGERELHFDFTTCHGAVEETIMAMVSVEKMFRLYRDPRAGEDSRVLVDKKIDSFLKLHFRQYREYCSQTRENPGNEAYMYYTQVKEDEQYDDLTIIGIQRK
- a CDS encoding UPF0164 family protein, which gives rise to MKKCGTPLLSMVFLICLVNTLGAIDFSEDSYGSITDYLKDIYGIDDNAGLTAFPVLNVPLGGRAEGMAGSFSAVSDDISFLEWNPAGSSMLAKTELALFHNNWIADTKIEGAAFASRLKDFGFAAGGKWLYTPFTEYNIYGERASKGYYSEAVGVLNGSYNFLSGYYFTGISLGINLKGAFRFVPDYSDADDQENHTGSLISGSGASQSAAMAMADIGVLTRINFLKFYNSRERNLSFALTARNLGPPALDDPLPTVAVAGLSWKPLRPILLSFDYSIPMNLVNPDLSEKPYWAVGLSAQVTEFLSMRAGLLTKSGSVRVTVGSAVELKKFSIDLNYTLDLLTQFTPMNRISLGVRFNLGDQGRKAREEEAEALYIRGLSAYSRGETVEARYYWEETLKVDPRFEPASEGISLIIHSKDLMDRIDEMQSLGF